The segment GAAGCCCTGCTCGGCGGGCCTGAAACTCCTCGAAGTTCGAGGCGGAAGAGACCTCGAGCCAGCGCCCGCCTTCCGCTGGTCCGTCGTCCATGTCGTCGCCCGGTGCCCAGACTTCGATGTCGTAGGTCTTGGCCGAGGCGAAGGTGAGGTCGCCGGTGCAGAGTTCGAGGATCCGGTAGGGAAGCTCCAGTTTGCGCAGGACTTCCTCGGCCTCTCCAAGCAGGTCCTCGAGGCGCTCGTCGCTGGTCTCGGGGTCGACGAAGTTGACCAGTTCGACCTTGTTGAACTGGTGGACGCGGACGATGCCCCGCGTTTCGGTCCCGTGTTCGCCGGCCTCGCGACGGAAGTTCGGCGAGTAAGCCTGGTGTTTGAGCGGGAGGTCGTCGTCGAGCAGGATCTCGTCTGCGTACATGTTGGTGACCGAAACCTCCGCGGTCGGGCAAAGCCAGAGGTCGTCATCGTCGCGTTCGTCCCCGTTGTCGTTGCCGAGTCGGTACGCGTCGTCGGCGAATTTCGGCAGCTGTCCGGTGCCGCGCATCGAGCGGCTGTTGACCGGCACCGGCGGGAAGATGTCGACGTAGCCCTGCTCGCGGTGGACGTCGAGCATGAACTGGATGAGCGCGTGCTCGAGGCGAGCGCCGTCGCCTTTCAGGAAGTAAAATCCCGAGCCGGTCGTCTTCGCGCCGCGAGCCTCGTCGATGATATCGAGTTCTTCGCCGAGGTCGTAGTGGGGGACGATTTCGTCCGGAAGGTCGCGTCTGTCGTCGAACCCCCAGCGCCGGCGTTCGACGTTGTCGGTCTCGTCCGCGCCGACGGGAACGCTCTCGTCGGGAATCTGTGGCACCTCGAGCAGCCGCTCCTCGAGTTCGTCCTCGAGGTCCGACGCCTCCGCTTCGACGTCCTCGATGTCGGCCTTGAGCGACTGGGAGCGCTCGATGGCCTCCTGGGCCTCGTCGTCTTTGCCCTCCTGTTTGAGTTCGCCGATCTGAGAGCTGATCTCGTTTCGCTCGTGGCGAAGTTCGTCGCCGCGGGCTTTCAGTTCGCGCCAGCGCTCGTCGATATCGAGGATCTCGTCGAAGTCGACGTCGGCTCCCCGATTCTCGAGGGCCTCGCGTACCGCGTCGGGATTCTCTCGTAGATAGGTCCGATCGAGCATTGAGCGGTGATTCTTCGTCGCTCGGCAAAACCGTGTCGGAAGGTCGATTTCCGCCGCGGTCGCGATTCGCCTCGATTCGCCTCGAGTCGCGGGTAGATCGCGGGTGGACCGCGGGACGGATCGCGGTGGTCCACGGGAGCGGATCACCGGCAGGTCACGGGTGGACCGCGGGACGGGTCGCTGGCGAATCGCGGGCGGCTTGCGGGCGGTGCGGGAAACCCTTTTTTGCCGGGAGCGCGCTTCTCCGCTATGGATCCGTTCGAGGGCGAGGCGTCGTCGCGGCCCGTCGAGTACGAGCCGGTGAGCGTCAAAGACGTCTTGGTCGAGATGAAAGACACCGCGGAGCTGCTGATCGATCTCTCGTACTCGGCGGTGTTACACCGAAACGAAGCGCTCGCGACGGAAGTGCTCGAGTTAGAACAGCGGATGGACGTCCTCGAGCTTCGCGCGCGGATGAGCCTGATGATGGCCGTTCGCAGCCCCGACGAGGCCGAACAGCTCGCACCAGTGCTCGGAATCGTCTCCGCGACGGGGCTGATCAGCGACGCTGCCGGCGATATCGCGAAGATAGTCCTCGAGGACATCCGCCTCCCCGAGGCGATGCGAACTGCCCTCCCGGAGGCCCTCGAGATGCTCGTGCGGGGCGTCGTCGACCCCGATTCGGAGTACGCGGGGCGAACGCTCGCGGACATCGACCTCGAGTCCGAGACCGGCGTGCGGGTCATCGCGCTCCGGCGCGGCGACGAGTGGCTGCTCAATCCGGGACCCGAGACGCGAATCGAGGCCGACGACGTCGCGTTCTGTCGCGGCCCCGAGCCGTCGATCGGCGACGTATTCGGTCGGCTGACGGGCGAGACGTACGATCCGCCGGTGATCGACGCGCCGACGATCGACGACTTAGAGCGCGCCGTGGACACGATCGTCCACATGAAGAACCTCTCGGAGCTGGCGGTCGATCTAGCCTACAGCAGCGTCCTCTTCGACAGCGAAGCGCTCGCCGAGGAGGTCCGCAACCTCGAGGTCGAGGTCGACGCCATGGAGTCGCGGTTCGAGGCCTGGACCCTTCAGGCCGCCGCCGACGCCGACGACCCCGTCTCGCTGCGAGGGTTGATCCACCTCGGTAGCGCGACGGAGGTCATCAGCGACGCCGCGGTCGACATCAGTGAAGGCGTCCTCAGGGATATCGACGTTCATCCGGTCGTCCACCTGGCGGTTCAGGAGAGCGACGAGATACTGACTCGAGTGGAACTCGAGGCGGGGAGCGACCTCGACGGCACGTCCGTTACGGCGGGCGTCCCCGACGTCGAGGCGACGATGTCGGTGATCGCGATTCGCCGACCTGACGAAGGCTGGTTGCTCGTCGGCGACGCCGATATCGAACTCCGCGGCGGAGACGTCCTGATCTCGAAGGGGACCAGAACGGCCGCGAGCACGTTCGAGGATCTGGCGACGGCCTGATTTCGGGCGCGTACGGCAGGCTTTCGGCGGCGCCGCTCGAGTCCGGTTACGGCGACAGCACGACGGAGGAGATGCCGATGAAGATGAGCATTCCGAAGACGTCGACGACGTTCGTGACGACCGGAATCGTCGTGTCGTCGGGATCGATTCCGAGGCGAAACGAGGCGTACGTCGCGGCGAAGCTACAGACGATCGCGACGACGGCGATCGCGAGGCCGCTCGAGAGCGAGATGGCGAGCAACACGCCCAGCGCCATCTCGGAGTCGATCACCCGTCCGATGAGCCACGCGCCGACTGCGAGCGTGGTAAACACCGTCGAGCCGAGTGCGATCACCGCCAGCACGTTCGCCCACAGCTCGCGGTCTCGCGGGTCGAACTCCGCAGTTCCCAGGTGCAGCCGCGTCGAGAGCCGGGAACTCAAGATCGCGCCGAGGTTACCGCCCATGCCGACCATCGTCGGCACCATCACGGCGAGTACCCCGTACTCGTCGAGCAGCCCCCGGGCGTCCTCGAGCGTGATACCCGCGATCAGCACGATCACGGTCAGCAGGACCAACAGCGGAAACATGTTCCTGACGATGCGGTGGACGTCCCACGACTCGAGTGCAGTCCTCGAGGACTCCATCAGGCGATCACCTCGACGACGGCGATCGCGAACAGCAAGAACAGCATGCCGAAGACGTCGCCGAGCGTGGTGACGATCGGTCCCACGAGGTTGTCGGGATCGTAGCCGTGCGTGTACCCGACGAATATCAGCGCCAGCAGCCCGAATATCATGACGAACGAGGTTAGCACGCCCGAAATGAGCATGATCCCGACGAACTCGAGGAGGGTCGCGGCCTCCCAGTTCAAGAGCGCGAGCGCGAGCCAGGTGACGACGCCGATTACGACCGAGATTCCGATCCCGTTGACGAACGAGGCGATGACGGCGTTGACCAGTCTGTCGTTCCAGTCGAAGCGCGGTTCGATCAGCCCCTGGTGGAGCCCACTCGAGATGCGGCCGCCGAGCGCGCCGTAGACGTTCCCCCGCGTGGCCAGAAAGACGGGGACCATCACGAGCAGTCCCGGAAACCGCTCGGCCTGTTCGACCATGCTATCGAGGACCAGTCCGGCGAACAGGCCGCCGGCGAGGGCGACGAACAGAACGGGGAGCGATTCACGGTAAATCGACCAGACGTCGCCGCGGACACTCATAGTTCGGAGTCACGTAGTATCCTGTTAAACCTACCGAGGAGGGCGCTGCGAGTGGTGCTCGTGATCACGATTTCGACATCTGCCGCGCTCTGGAATCGTGGAATTGTACCGAGACGACGGATGGACAAGATTTTAAGCCAGCGCGGGCTACATCGGCCCACTATGGGTAAAAAATCGAAGGGCAAGAAAAAACGTCTCGCCAAACTCGAGAACCAGAACAGTCGCGTTCCGTCCTGGGTCATGCTCAAGACCGACATGAACGTCCAGCGAAACCCCAAGCGGCGCAACTGGCGGCGTAGCGATACCGACGAGTAAGGATATCTATGAGTGCAACTGATTTCGACGAACGTGTCGTTACCGTCCCGCTGCGCGACGTCAAGAAGGGCGCGAACCACGAAGCCGCCGGTCGCGCGATGACCATCGTCCGCGAACACCTCGCGAAACACTTCGCGGTCGACGAGGACGCCGTTCGACTCGACCCCTCGATCAACGAGGCCGTCTGGGCCGACGGTCGGGCGAACCCGCCGCGAAAGCTTCGCGTTCGGGCCGCTCGGTTCGACGAGGACGGCGAGGTCGTCGTCGAGGCCGAGGTCGCCGAGTAACTTGCGACGCGCTTCCTTCACCGGATCGTCTTACATCGGCGTCTTCGCCCGCGCGACCGACTCGTGTCTGCTCGTCCGGCCCGACGCCGACGACGACACCGTCGACGGGCTCGCGGACGAACTCGAGGTCGATCCGGTACGGACGACCGTCGGCGGTGCCTCGACGGTCGGGGCGCTCGCGACGGGCAACGAAAACGGTCTGCTCGTCAGCACGCGCGTTCTCGAGTACGAACGCGAGGAACTCGAGGACGCCGTCGACGTTCCCGTCGCGGAGCTTCCGGGGAGTATCAACGCCGCCGGCAACGTCGTGCTGACAAACGATTACGGCGCGTACGTGCATCCGGACCTCTCGCGCGATGCGATTCGGGTCGTCAAAGACACCCTCGAGGTGCCGGTCGAACGCGGCGACCTCGCGGGCGTTCGGACGGTCGGCACCGCGGGCGTCGCGAACAACACGGGCGTGCTCTGTCACCCGAAGGCGACGGACGCGGAACTCGACTCACTCGAGGAGGCACTCGACGTCCGAGCGGACGTCGGGACGATCAACTACGGCGCGCCGCTGGTCGGTTCGGGGCTGCTCGCCAACGACTCGGGCTACGCCGTCGGCGAGGATACGACGGGCCCCGAACTCGGTCGGATCGAAGACGCGCTCGGCTACATCGATTGATCTGCTCTCCCGACTGATTGACTGACCGGCTCGATCGATTGGGCGGATCTATCGAGGATCGATTACCGGTTTCATCGGTCGACTGCCGGTTATCGTTTCTCGAACTCGTGTCGGATCACCTCGCTTTTCGGATCCCACTCGAAGTGCTCGTGAGCGCGCTCGAGCATCGATCTGTAGGCCTCGAGATCTTCGAACCCTTCTGCCTGTGCGTCTTCATCGGTTAGATCGCCGAGCGTTCGGTCGGTGACCGCGACGACTTCGAACGTCGTCCCGTCGATGGTGAACGTGTCGCCGGCCTCGGCGTACTGGTTCCCGCGGTGGATCTGCGTGACTTTCCCCTCGAGTGCTCGCTCGCGCATTCGGGGACTCGGCAGGAGTTCGTCGGGGTCGAGTTCGCTCATAGTTCGCGTTCGCTCTCCGACGGGAAAACTGTCCGGCCGGTCGATTCTTCGGCTGTGCTCGCAATCGGCGTTAGCTGACCAGCGTGATCAGCACGAACAGGCTCGCGATGGAGACGAGCGTCGTCACGAACACGTTCAGCGAGGCGAACTGTTCGTCGCCGCCGAGTTCGTTCGCGAAGACGAACGTCGAGACGGCCGTCGGCGTCCCGAACATGACGACCGTCGCGGTGAACGTCGCCTCGTCGACCGAAAGCACCGAGAAGACCAGCCACGCGAGCAGCGGCATGCAGACGATTTTGAGGGCAACGACCGAGCCGGACGCGCCGAAATCGATCTCGGGCAGGTCGATCTCGAGGGACGCCCCGACACACAGTAACGCGAGCGGAAGCGCGAACGCGCCGACGATATCGAGGACGCTCACGGCGAGTGGGGGGACGGTGGCCGAGGAGGAACCGACGCCGAGTCCCGCGAGCAACGCGAGAAGCACCGGATTCGTGAACAGGCCGGCAAACTCCCGGACGATCCGCGTCTCCGACCCGGTGACCGACACGAGGATGAGGACCGTAAGCGGCACCTGCGTCAGCGAGACGATCCCGAGGACGACGCTGGCGATAGCTGCCACGTCGGCGTCGAAGGTCGCGACCACGAGCGGCAGTCCGAGATACCCCAGGTTGGAGTGATACGACTGGACGATCGCGACGCTCTGGCGCGGCCTCGAGTCGCGGTTCCGGTGGACGAGCCAGGCGAGCCCGACTGTCGCGAACAGGACGAACAGCGAGCCGACGAGCAGCGTCGCCGAGAGCAGGTCGCCGATCGCCCGGTCGTACGTCGAGATGAAGATCAGCGCCGGGAGCGCGACGTAGTAGGCGACGGCGTTCAGCCGCGCGGTCCTGCCCGTATCGAGGACGCCGCTGGTCCGCAAGCCGGTTCCGACCAGCAACAATGCGAGCAGTCCCAGCAGCCGTCCGACGACTTCCATGCTCCGGCACAAATCGCGGGCGGCCTTTTAGCGTTCGGGTTGGCGAAACCGCGGGGCGAACGCACGCGAACTGTGCTCCCATACGAGTCGGTCGCACGTCTTCTCGGTCGGACCAGTCACCGAATGGGAAGGCAAGGTTCTTCCGACTCCCCGACGGAAGAACGTGCATGAGTGAATTCAACGTCAGCGGTCGATTCAAGAACCGGGATGGCTACGCGTCGTTCGAGACGACGATCGACGCCGAGAACGAGAACGTCGCCCGCGAGCACGTCCTCTCCCAGATCGGGAGCCGACACGGCGTCAAGCGCACGGGTATCGAACTCGAGGAGGTATCCCAGCGATGAGTAGTCAACAGGAACTCCAGCAGCTCTCCCAGCAGATTCAGGAGCTCGACGAGCAGATCGAAGCCCTCGAGGCGAACGTCGAGTCGATTCAACAGGAGAAGACCGAAGTCGACGAGGCCATCGAAGCCGTCGAGACACTCGAGACGGACTCGGTCGTGCAGGTTCCACTCGGCGGCGGCGCGTACGTCCGCGCGACGGTCGAAGACATCGACGAAGTGATCGTCGAACTCGGCGCTGACTACGCGGCCGAGTTCGAGCAGGAGGGCGCCGTCGACACGCTCGAGAACAAAAAGGAGAACCTCGACGACGAGATCGACGAGGTCAACGCGCAGATCTCCGAACTCGAAGCCGAGAGCACGCAGCTCGAACAGCAGGCTCAGCAGATGCAACAGCAAGCGATGCAACAGCAGATGCAGCAGATGCAGGGTCAGCAGGGTCAAGGTCCTGACGAATAAGCCGCCTACGACCCATGTTCGATAACCTGAAAGAGAAACTCGGGAGCTTCCGGAAAGACGCCGAAGCGGCCGCCGAGGAGAACGCCGAGACGGTCGAGGACTCCGACGCGGCTGCGGAGCCGGACGAGTCCGACGAGTCGCTCGAGGCGGCCGACGACGCATCCGGCGAGTCCGACGACGCGTCCCCGCCGCTCGAGACGGACGAGGAGAGCGAGCGCGTCGACGCGGAGGCGACCCCGGGATCACGAACAGATACCGCCGAAGCGGCCGCGGGCGACGCGTCGACCGATCGATCGCCCGAGGGAGGGTCACAGCCCGAGGCCGTCGCCGATTCCGCGAGCGCGCCAGATGGCGCCTCGCCGAGCGAATCGGCGTCGACGGCGGTCGAACGCTCGTCTCCGTCGGGGACGGGTGGCGTGACGGCTGGAACGGCCGCCGACGACCCGGCGACGGCGGAGGCTGACGCGGCGGCTGTCGAGGAGTCCGACGACGACGAACCGGACGAAGACGAGGAGAGCAACTCGACCGGCTTCGGTCGCAAGGCCAAGTCGCTCGTCCGCGGGAAGTTCGTCATCGAGGAGGACGACCTCGAGGAGCCGTTACAGGAACTCGAACTGGCGCTGCTCTCGAGCGACGTCGAGATGGGCGTCGCAGAGGAGATCCTCGACAACATCCGCGACGAACTGGTCGGCGAGACGCGGACGTTTACGACCTCGACGGGCGACGTCGTCGAGGAAGCCCTGCGCGATGCGATCTACGACGTCATCAGCGTCGGCCAGTTCGATTTCGACGAGCGCATCGCCGTCGAGGACAAACCGCTCGTCATCATCTTCACCGGCGTCAACGGCGTCGGCAAGACGACGTCGATCGCGAAACTCGACCGATACCTCGAGGAGCGGGGCTTCTCGAGCGTGATGGCAAACGGCGACACCTATCGTGCGGGTGCCAACGAGCAGATCCGCGAACACGCCGAGGCCCGCGACACCAAACTGATCGCCCACGATCAGGGCGGCGACCCCGCCGCGGTGTTGTACGACGCGGTGGAGTACGCCGAAGCACACGACATCGACGTCGTCCTCGGCGATACGGCGGGTCGGCTCCACACCGACGAGGGGCTGATGGACCAACTCGAGAAGATCGACCGCGTCGTCGGTCCCGACATGACCCTGTTCGTCGACGAGGCCGTCGCCGGACAGGACGCGGTCAACCGCGCTCGAGAGTTCAACGATGCCGCCGAAATCGACGGGGCGATCCTGACGAAAGCCGACGCCGACTCCAACGGCGGCGCGGCGATTTCGGTCGCCCACGTCACCGGAAAGCCGATCGTCTTCCTCGGCGTCGGCCAGGAGTACGACGACTTAGAGCGGTTCGATCCCGAGGAGATGGCGGATCGGCTGCTCGAGGACGAGTGACCGGTCTCGATCGAGTACCTTTTCTTTCAAGTCTCGTTTTCGAATAGATCCTGCCGAATTCCCCGAAAGTTATTCGTTGATAGATAGCCATATCTATGGTATGAAAACGGACCAGTCAAGCCAAATGGGGCAACTAATTTTCTTTGTATCGCTTGCTACCATGGCGTTCCTCAGTGCAATACGTCTCACTCGGTATGATTCAGTTGCGTGGGAATTGGTCGCTGTATTTGCTATCGGAACTGCTCTCCTCGTTGGACCCGTTTCGTGGACCGCCCGGAACCGGCTTCCCGCAGAGCGCCGTGAGAATCTTGTGTATCTCGCAGGTGCCATCGCGCTCCTCTGCGCTCCAGTCATACTTGGCCTTGGACTGATATTTAACAATCTGATGCTTTTTATCGATGCTGGTGCACTCGGCAGTATCGTGGGTTTTGCAGTCGCATTACTTGTCGAGCGGCTAGTCGTACCTAAGCGGCTTCATGGGTTCACTCAATAGCTATTCTGTACTTCCGCGGCGATGACTGGCATAGTCCCGACGGTCTCTCGCTCGAGCGCCCCACCTACTCGAGCAGATCTTTCTCGACTCGACAGCCACAGGGGTACGCATTGTGACACTCCGGAACGATCTGGACGACCGCGCTGACCGGGAGTCCGCAGTGCGGACACTTGGGACGGGCTGGCGGGGCTTCGTCGGTCACCCAGACGCCCTGTTTCGTCACGAGAAGCGAGACGTCGTGGATCTCGAGGCGGACCTCGACCGCGTCGCCGCCAGTCTCGAGTAGCCGGGCGAGCGCTTCGGGATCGAACTTCCTGGCGAGTTGGTAGGACTCTCGAGGGACGCCCTGTTTCTCGAGGGTGCGGACGATGTCCACGACCAGATCGTCTGTCGAGACGGTCATGGTCCGTGGGCCCCCTCGAGTGCGTTCGTCGTCGCTCGTGGTGCGTGCGCAGCGAGTGGCGGTAATCGAGTTCGATTCGTCTGTCGGACGGGATGTTTAAGCCCGCGGAGAAGTAATCCAATCATGGCAACCG is part of the Halostagnicola kamekurae genome and harbors:
- the serS gene encoding serine--tRNA ligase; the protein is MLDRTYLRENPDAVREALENRGADVDFDEILDIDERWRELKARGDELRHERNEISSQIGELKQEGKDDEAQEAIERSQSLKADIEDVEAEASDLEDELEERLLEVPQIPDESVPVGADETDNVERRRWGFDDRRDLPDEIVPHYDLGEELDIIDEARGAKTTGSGFYFLKGDGARLEHALIQFMLDVHREQGYVDIFPPVPVNSRSMRGTGQLPKFADDAYRLGNDNGDERDDDDLWLCPTAEVSVTNMYADEILLDDDLPLKHQAYSPNFRREAGEHGTETRGIVRVHQFNKVELVNFVDPETSDERLEDLLGEAEEVLRKLELPYRILELCTGDLTFASAKTYDIEVWAPGDDMDDGPAEGGRWLEVSSASNFEEFQARRAGLRYRPERHESAEYLHTLNASGLALPRVMVAVLEYHQNEDGTVTIPEALRPYMGGQEVIEGHEKVGEAALGAGERE
- a CDS encoding potassium channel family protein → MDPFEGEASSRPVEYEPVSVKDVLVEMKDTAELLIDLSYSAVLHRNEALATEVLELEQRMDVLELRARMSLMMAVRSPDEAEQLAPVLGIVSATGLISDAAGDIAKIVLEDIRLPEAMRTALPEALEMLVRGVVDPDSEYAGRTLADIDLESETGVRVIALRRGDEWLLNPGPETRIEADDVAFCRGPEPSIGDVFGRLTGETYDPPVIDAPTIDDLERAVDTIVHMKNLSELAVDLAYSSVLFDSEALAEEVRNLEVEVDAMESRFEAWTLQAAADADDPVSLRGLIHLGSATEVISDAAVDISEGVLRDIDVHPVVHLAVQESDEILTRVELEAGSDLDGTSVTAGVPDVEATMSVIAIRRPDEGWLLVGDADIELRGGDVLISKGTRTAASTFEDLATA
- a CDS encoding magnesium transporter — protein: MESSRTALESWDVHRIVRNMFPLLVLLTVIVLIAGITLEDARGLLDEYGVLAVMVPTMVGMGGNLGAILSSRLSTRLHLGTAEFDPRDRELWANVLAVIALGSTVFTTLAVGAWLIGRVIDSEMALGVLLAISLSSGLAIAVVAIVCSFAATYASFRLGIDPDDTTIPVVTNVVDVFGMLIFIGISSVVLSP
- a CDS encoding magnesium transporter, which encodes MSVRGDVWSIYRESLPVLFVALAGGLFAGLVLDSMVEQAERFPGLLVMVPVFLATRGNVYGALGGRISSGLHQGLIEPRFDWNDRLVNAVIASFVNGIGISVVIGVVTWLALALLNWEAATLLEFVGIMLISGVLTSFVMIFGLLALIFVGYTHGYDPDNLVGPIVTTLGDVFGMLFLLFAIAVVEVIA
- a CDS encoding 50S ribosomal protein L39e, which encodes MGKKSKGKKKRLAKLENQNSRVPSWVMLKTDMNVQRNPKRRNWRRSDTDE
- a CDS encoding 50S ribosomal protein L31e → MSATDFDERVVTVPLRDVKKGANHEAAGRAMTIVREHLAKHFAVDEDAVRLDPSINEAVWADGRANPPRKLRVRAARFDEDGEVVVEAEVAE
- a CDS encoding translation initiation factor IF-6; translation: MRRASFTGSSYIGVFARATDSCLLVRPDADDDTVDGLADELEVDPVRTTVGGASTVGALATGNENGLLVSTRVLEYEREELEDAVDVPVAELPGSINAAGNVVLTNDYGAYVHPDLSRDAIRVVKDTLEVPVERGDLAGVRTVGTAGVANNTGVLCHPKATDAELDSLEEALDVRADVGTINYGAPLVGSGLLANDSGYAVGEDTTGPELGRIEDALGYID
- a CDS encoding AEC family transporter: MEVVGRLLGLLALLLVGTGLRTSGVLDTGRTARLNAVAYYVALPALIFISTYDRAIGDLLSATLLVGSLFVLFATVGLAWLVHRNRDSRPRQSVAIVQSYHSNLGYLGLPLVVATFDADVAAIASVVLGIVSLTQVPLTVLILVSVTGSETRIVREFAGLFTNPVLLALLAGLGVGSSSATVPPLAVSVLDIVGAFALPLALLCVGASLEIDLPEIDFGASGSVVALKIVCMPLLAWLVFSVLSVDEATFTATVVMFGTPTAVSTFVFANELGGDEQFASLNVFVTTLVSIASLFVLITLVS
- the rpl18a gene encoding 50S ribosomal protein L18Ae — its product is MSEFNVSGRFKNRDGYASFETTIDAENENVAREHVLSQIGSRHGVKRTGIELEEVSQR
- the pfdA gene encoding prefoldin subunit alpha, with translation MSSQQELQQLSQQIQELDEQIEALEANVESIQQEKTEVDEAIEAVETLETDSVVQVPLGGGAYVRATVEDIDEVIVELGADYAAEFEQEGAVDTLENKKENLDDEIDEVNAQISELEAESTQLEQQAQQMQQQAMQQQMQQMQGQQGQGPDE
- the ftsY gene encoding signal recognition particle-docking protein FtsY; translation: MFDNLKEKLGSFRKDAEAAAEENAETVEDSDAAAEPDESDESLEAADDASGESDDASPPLETDEESERVDAEATPGSRTDTAEAAAGDASTDRSPEGGSQPEAVADSASAPDGASPSESASTAVERSSPSGTGGVTAGTAADDPATAEADAAAVEESDDDEPDEDEESNSTGFGRKAKSLVRGKFVIEEDDLEEPLQELELALLSSDVEMGVAEEILDNIRDELVGETRTFTTSTGDVVEEALRDAIYDVISVGQFDFDERIAVEDKPLVIIFTGVNGVGKTTSIAKLDRYLEERGFSSVMANGDTYRAGANEQIREHAEARDTKLIAHDQGGDPAAVLYDAVEYAEAHDIDVVLGDTAGRLHTDEGLMDQLEKIDRVVGPDMTLFVDEAVAGQDAVNRAREFNDAAEIDGAILTKADADSNGGAAISVAHVTGKPIVFLGVGQEYDDLERFDPEEMADRLLEDE